TTGAAGGAGAACCTACATCAAACCCTACTGCTAAGCCTCCGAAAGGAAGAGAACATACGTATACAGTTTGGCATGAAATTGTTTTAAACCCAGGGGAGCAATATACACTTAAACCTAATACTTTGCACTGGTTTCAAGCCGGGCAAGAGGGAGCAGTAGTATCTGAATTTTCTACTAAAAGTAGAGATGAGGCTGATATTTTTACTGACCCCGATATAAAGAGAATTCCTGTAATTGAAGAATAAAAATATAAAAAAGAGATGGATGATTAATGTATAATAAATTTTTATTATTATTTGTGTTTTGCTAGAGATATAGATTCTTAATCCCATGTATATTTTCTCTCAATTAGCAGAAAATATTTCTGACAAGTTTCTGAATTTGAGGGGGAATATAACCATGAGAAAGTTTATTATATCTTTACTTGTCTTATCATTAACAAGTGGTGCGTGCTTCTATTACTATAAAGCGTGGACAACCGAGTCGGTATTATCCCGGTACGGTTCCCGCGGTCAGGAAGTGAAAAATATACAGTACCAATTGAGAAAATGGGGATATTATAAAGGAAAGATTGACGGTATTTATGGCTGGAGAACCGCTCTGGCAGTCAGAAGATTTCAGAGAAAAAATGGACTGAGAGTTGATGGCATTGCCGGTCCGCAAACTCTGGCAGCGCTTGGTCTTCCTACAGGTAGGAGCACTGCAAAAGCCAGTACCAGTGCATCAGGAAATGTTTACCTGCTGGCAAGGGTAATCAATGGGGAAGCAAGGGGAGAACCTTACATAGGGCAGGTAGCAGTAGGGGCAGTCATACTTAACAGGGTAGAACATCCTTCTTTTCCAAATACACTTGCAGGTGTCATATATCAGCCGGGGGCATTTACTGCAATAACCGATGGACAGGTTCATGCCCAATTGGAATCTTCATCGGTAAAAGCAGCAAGAGACGCTTTGAATGGTTGGGACCCTTCAGGTGGAGCCATCTATTATTACAACCCTGCAAAGACCACAAATAACTGGATATATAGCAGACCGGTAATAAAGAGAATAGGGAAACATATATTTGCAAAATAGATTTTAATGGGCAGGAAATTAAATTTCCTGCCCATTAAAAATTGCCAAATTGCCAAATTGCCAACGATTACTTGACAGTAACCAAATTTATGATAAAATTAACTTGAGTTGCGCACTAAATTGTAAACATTGGTTAATATTGTTAACTTTATATATGCTTGTGCAGATAATGGGGTTAGTCTCGAAAATACTTTTGCCAAACTTGGGATAGCTGCATAAAAATTTACAAATTACTGCACAAGTCTAGAAATTTAATTTAAAACAATTTTGAAGATAAAATGCTATAACATTATGTAAGGTGATGATGTATAGTGTTCAAAGTTTTAATAGTAGATGATGAGCCATTAGTCCTTGAAGGTCTAAAAACAATGATTGATTGGGGGAAATATGGATTTTCCATATGTGCAGAGGCTTCAGATGGAGAAGATGCTTTAGAAATTATTAAGTTAATGAACCCACATCTAGTAATAACCGATATTCATATGCCCGTTATTGATGGTCTGCGACTCATTAAAGAAGTAAAAGAGATTAGAAACTTAAGAGCCAAGTTTGTAATTTTAAGTGGATATGATGATTTTAAATATGCCAAAACAGCAATGCATTATAATGTTAATCACTATATTCTTAAACCAATTGATGTGGAAGAAATTGAGGAATTGCTGGAAAAACTCAATGGTGAACTTCAGGTAGAGATGAGATCACAAAAAGCAAATGAGCAGACCATTGCATTTATAACTGAAAATGTAATCCATAGAATTATTAATGGAGAGAAAAAAGAAAGTTTATTTAATAAAGCAGCCTTTCTATTAAATATAAAAGATACTACAAAGATTAGGTATATTTTAATGGAAATTGATCATTTTAGTATGTGGATGAATGATTTTGAAGAGTATGAAATAAAGAATAAAAAAGATCAGCTCAGTTATGTAGTTCAAGAAACCTTTCAGATAAATTCTTGTATGGATGTATTATTATATATATATCAACATAATCTTTATCAACTTGGACTGATTATATCAGACAAAGAAAAATGCGATGCAGGCATAATGAATTTACTTATAAAAATCAGAAAAAATGTTTTGGATAAATGTGGTTTCAGTATTTCAATGTTTGTAAGTAATTCAGCAAAAGGAATAGATTCTCTATCAACTTTGTATGAGCAGATATTAGAGATAAAGGATTATCGTTTTTTTTATCGGGTAAAAAATATTTTCTTTTATGAAGATATCAAAAAAACATGTATGAGTTATCAATTTTATGAAGGTGATCTTGAGAATGTTCTTAAAGAGATTGAGAATAACGATACTGAAAAAATAAAAAATGGTATAACTAAGATTTTCAATAAATTTTACCAAAACAAAGTGGCAACTGTTATTATTGAAGCATATATCATAAATTTGAAAGCTGAGATTATTAAAAGGGTTTATGTATTAAACGGTAATGTAGATGAGTTTGCAAAGTGGATATTAGATTATAAAATTGATATTATAAAAGAAAATTTTATGCAGATGAAAGAACTGGTTACTGAATTATGCTTATGCACGGCCAATTATATTTCAGATTTGCAAAAGAAAAATTCGTCAAATCTTATTTATGAGCTGCAAAAATATATTGATAATAATTATTCAAAGCCTTTAAAACTCCAAGATTTAGCAGATCAATTTCATATGAATCCAATATATTTAGGGCAGTTATTTAAGAAAAAAACAAACATGTATTTCAATGAATATCTTCATCATATAAGAATTGAAAAAGCCAAAAAGCTTTTACAGAGAACGGATATGAAAATTTCAGACATTGCAAAGGTTGTTGGTTATAAGGACACAGAATATTTTACTAATAAGTTTAAAGAGGTTACAAAGACTTTACCTTCGGTTTATAAAAAAGCTGAGATGGGTGATCACGGTGAAATTTCAGAAAAAAATATTTGATATTGTTGATGATATTTCGCTCAATAAAAAGTTTTTTTCCATATATATCTTATGTGTTTTAATTCCAATTGTTGTAACCAATATTTTTTTTCTCAATACTGTAGGAACTTATGTAAAAGAACGGGAAAATAAAAATCGCAAAATATCTTTAAATAGGGCTGCAAACGAAATAGAAGATATTTTACAAGCAGGAATAGATATTAGTCAGGCTGTTTCTATGGATAGATCTTTGTATTCATTATTAGATAAGGACTATACAAATGATATTGACTATTATGGTTCTTTTTTTGATTTCTTGAGAGATCGTGTAAATATATATATGATCGTATATAGATTTATACAAAATATTGAAATTTATACATCTAATACAAAAATTATAAGTGGTGGAAATTATTTTTATATTGATGAAGATACAGAAAAAGCAGAGTGGTATAATAAAATTGATAATAGTAATAAAGACATAATAATTTATTCTTATAAATATGTAGATCCTTATAATCCAAAGAGGAACGTGCCATCTATTAGTATTTTAAAAAAGTTAAACCGATATGTGGTTTATTTACAAAATAAAAATATAGTAAAGTTAGACATTAATATAAATAGTATTTATGAAATTATGAATAGAGAAAAAAACTATATGAATCTTATATTGGTTGATAACTTAGGAAGAATTATTTGCTCAACAGATAAAATGTATGAAGACAATATAACTGCATATAAAAAATTTGAAGATATTTTAATTGATGACTATCAGATACTTGTGACTAATTGGTTTGGAAATCAACTGTTGCAAGGTTGGAAGCTAGTGGGTATATTAGATAACAGTGCAGTGAATCAAGAGCTAAATGCTACCAGAAATTATGTACTTATTTTGATGAACATTACTACATTGGTGTCTACTTTTTTAGTTGTGATTTTGCTAAGATCCTATAATAATAGAATTATGAGCCTTACAAAGCATATGAGAAAAGTGAAGGAACAACAATTTGATAATATTATGCCTATTCAAATAAGAGAAGGAAAAGATGAGATTGGTGAATTAATTCGTAGTTTTAACCTTATGGCGGGAAAGATCAGTTCACTTATTTATGATGTGTATAAGCTTGAACTGCAAAAAAAAGATTTGTACCTTGAAAGGATACATGCAGAACTAATATTTTTACAGAGTCAAATGAATCCTCATTTTCTTTTTAATACACTAAATGCAATTCTGGTGGTATGTGTAAAAAATAATTATACAAATGTTATTGAAATCATAAAATATTTATCCAAGATTTTGAGAAGACTTCTAAGTTGGAAAGATGATCTTATTACTATAGGCGAAGAAATATCCTTTACAGAAATGTATCTTAAGATAGAAAAGTTTCGTTTTGGAGACCAATTTAATTATATATTTTCTATAGACCAAAGCGCAACAGGATATAAAATTCCTAAAATGAGTATACAAACGATAGTTGAAAATGCTTGTAAACACGGACTGCAAGCGATAAAAGGAAATAGATTGGTTACAGTAACGGTTAGATTGGAATATGAAGAACTCATTATTGCGGTAAAAGATAATGGAAAGGGAATTGAAAATAATGAATTATATAATATTATGGAACACATAAAGAATGAAGATACTAAAAGTAATATAGGTCTTAGAAACGTTTATCGACGGTTAAAATTAAATTACGGTGAAGAGATTGAATTTAACATAAAGAGTAAATTGGATGAAGGTACAATAGTTTATTTTAAAATTCCTATTAAAGTATTGGAGCAACCACAAAGAGGTGAAAAAGGTGTATAAAGTCTTAGTAGTGGATGATGAATATCAAGCCTTAAAAGGCCTTGAAATTATGATCGATTGGGAAAGTATGGGTTTTGAAATCTGTGGTCTATGCACGAATGGCCAAGAAGCCATCCAAGAAATCCAGCGTTCTTTACCGGATGTTGTAATTACAGATATTAGAATGCCTGTTATAAATGGTTTAGAACTCATTGAGTATGTAAAAAAAAATGTGGATTATGATATAAAGTTCGTAATCATGAGTGCATATAGTGAGTTTGAATATGCAAAAAAGGCAATGGAGCAAGGAGTAAATCACTATATAGTGAAGCCAATTATTGAAGAAGAAGTGGACCAGGTTCTGAAAGAAATATATGAACAGTTTGAAAAACAATCAAAATTTAAATATATTCAAAAAGAATTTGAACGGGAAACCATTGTAAATATAATTTTAAAGTTGATTCAAGGGAATTATATTGATGAAAGTATGAAACAAAAGTTTTGCAGAAATTTTC
This is a stretch of genomic DNA from Petroclostridium xylanilyticum. It encodes these proteins:
- the sleB gene encoding spore cortex-lytic enzyme, giving the protein MRKFIISLLVLSLTSGACFYYYKAWTTESVLSRYGSRGQEVKNIQYQLRKWGYYKGKIDGIYGWRTALAVRRFQRKNGLRVDGIAGPQTLAALGLPTGRSTAKASTSASGNVYLLARVINGEARGEPYIGQVAVGAVILNRVEHPSFPNTLAGVIYQPGAFTAITDGQVHAQLESSSVKAARDALNGWDPSGGAIYYYNPAKTTNNWIYSRPVIKRIGKHIFAK
- a CDS encoding sensor histidine kinase, coding for MKFQKKIFDIVDDISLNKKFFSIYILCVLIPIVVTNIFFLNTVGTYVKERENKNRKISLNRAANEIEDILQAGIDISQAVSMDRSLYSLLDKDYTNDIDYYGSFFDFLRDRVNIYMIVYRFIQNIEIYTSNTKIISGGNYFYIDEDTEKAEWYNKIDNSNKDIIIYSYKYVDPYNPKRNVPSISILKKLNRYVVYLQNKNIVKLDININSIYEIMNREKNYMNLILVDNLGRIICSTDKMYEDNITAYKKFEDILIDDYQILVTNWFGNQLLQGWKLVGILDNSAVNQELNATRNYVLILMNITTLVSTFLVVILLRSYNNRIMSLTKHMRKVKEQQFDNIMPIQIREGKDEIGELIRSFNLMAGKISSLIYDVYKLELQKKDLYLERIHAELIFLQSQMNPHFLFNTLNAILVVCVKNNYTNVIEIIKYLSKILRRLLSWKDDLITIGEEISFTEMYLKIEKFRFGDQFNYIFSIDQSATGYKIPKMSIQTIVENACKHGLQAIKGNRLVTVTVRLEYEELIIAVKDNGKGIENNELYNIMEHIKNEDTKSNIGLRNVYRRLKLNYGEEIEFNIKSKLDEGTIVYFKIPIKVLEQPQRGEKGV
- a CDS encoding response regulator transcription factor, producing MFKVLIVDDEPLVLEGLKTMIDWGKYGFSICAEASDGEDALEIIKLMNPHLVITDIHMPVIDGLRLIKEVKEIRNLRAKFVILSGYDDFKYAKTAMHYNVNHYILKPIDVEEIEELLEKLNGELQVEMRSQKANEQTIAFITENVIHRIINGEKKESLFNKAAFLLNIKDTTKIRYILMEIDHFSMWMNDFEEYEIKNKKDQLSYVVQETFQINSCMDVLLYIYQHNLYQLGLIISDKEKCDAGIMNLLIKIRKNVLDKCGFSISMFVSNSAKGIDSLSTLYEQILEIKDYRFFYRVKNIFFYEDIKKTCMSYQFYEGDLENVLKEIENNDTEKIKNGITKIFNKFYQNKVATVIIEAYIINLKAEIIKRVYVLNGNVDEFAKWILDYKIDIIKENFMQMKELVTELCLCTANYISDLQKKNSSNLIYELQKYIDNNYSKPLKLQDLADQFHMNPIYLGQLFKKKTNMYFNEYLHHIRIEKAKKLLQRTDMKISDIAKVVGYKDTEYFTNKFKEVTKTLPSVYKKAEMGDHGEISEKNI